In one window of Chryseobacterium sp. JV274 DNA:
- a CDS encoding MFS transporter, with protein sequence MKIDKRIIPLAIGGLGIGTTEFTVMGLLPDIAKTLQITIPQAGHLISAYAMGVVIGAPILIGYSVKFPPKKVLIAFMILFTLFNGLSAIAPGYNSMLVIRFLSGLPHGAFFGVGTVVASRMAGKGKEAFYISMMFTGLTVANLAMVPLVTYIGHTFHWRLYFAIVAVIGLFAILFLKLWLPAMESNQNTHFMEELKFLKNKQSWLVLAITAIGFGGLFTWLSYITPLMTVVAGIKSSQMAYVMVLAGAGMVVGNLVGGIVSDKLGPEKTCALLIFLMMISLGGVFFLAEHQNIALILTFMCGALSMSIASPINIMMMKAAPKSEMMAAAFMQAGFNIANAMGAFFGGIPLEYGYSFNYPSLVGVGMTFIGVIISVRYMYLYGSKAQNEEEVAAECVSCDK encoded by the coding sequence ATGAAGATTGATAAAAGAATAATCCCCCTGGCCATCGGTGGTTTGGGGATAGGAACTACAGAATTTACCGTAATGGGGCTGTTGCCGGATATTGCAAAAACATTACAGATTACGATCCCGCAGGCCGGACATTTAATTTCTGCTTATGCTATGGGAGTGGTCATCGGAGCTCCGATTCTGATCGGGTACTCGGTGAAATTTCCCCCTAAGAAAGTTTTGATCGCTTTTATGATCCTTTTTACCCTATTTAATGGACTTTCTGCAATTGCTCCAGGATATAACAGTATGCTGGTTATCCGTTTTCTGTCTGGACTTCCTCATGGAGCATTCTTCGGAGTAGGAACGGTAGTCGCTTCAAGAATGGCAGGAAAAGGGAAAGAAGCATTTTATATATCGATGATGTTTACGGGGCTCACGGTCGCCAACCTGGCCATGGTTCCTCTGGTCACCTACATCGGACATACATTCCATTGGAGACTGTACTTTGCTATTGTAGCAGTTATTGGTCTTTTTGCCATATTATTTTTGAAACTGTGGCTTCCTGCAATGGAATCCAATCAAAATACCCATTTCATGGAAGAGCTGAAATTCCTTAAAAATAAACAATCCTGGCTGGTCCTTGCCATTACAGCGATTGGATTTGGAGGTCTTTTCACATGGTTAAGTTATATTACACCTTTAATGACTGTTGTTGCAGGAATCAAAAGCAGCCAAATGGCCTATGTCATGGTTCTTGCCGGAGCCGGAATGGTAGTTGGAAACCTGGTAGGAGGGATCGTTTCAGATAAATTGGGACCTGAAAAAACATGTGCCCTTCTGATCTTCCTGATGATGATTTCTCTGGGAGGAGTATTTTTCCTTGCTGAGCATCAGAATATCGCTCTTATACTGACCTTTATGTGTGGCGCTTTATCGATGTCTATTGCATCGCCTATCAATATTATGATGATGAAAGCTGCTCCAAAAAGCGAAATGATGGCCGCTGCTTTTATGCAGGCAGGTTTTAATATTGCCAATGCAATGGGAGCTTTTTTTGGGGGAATTCCTCTGGAATACGGTTATTCATTCAACTATCCATCACTGGTAGGAGTAGGAATGACTTTTATTGGGGTGATTATAAGTGTAAGGTATATGTATCTGTACGGTTCAAAGGCTCAAAATGAAGAGGAAGTTGCCGCAGAATGTGTATCTTGTGATAAATAA
- a CDS encoding STAS/SEC14 domain-containing protein, protein MITIIPEAPENVAAFNATGEVTKEDFERLVIPRVKEKVEQFGELNYLLYLDTDLDNFTMGAWLEDLLLGLKNLTNWNRSAIVTDKEGIRDFTSIFSVLMPGEFKSFPKENLYNALYWCKNGDEVEA, encoded by the coding sequence ATGATAACAATTATTCCAGAAGCCCCGGAAAATGTTGCAGCATTTAATGCAACGGGAGAAGTAACGAAAGAGGATTTTGAAAGACTGGTAATTCCGCGCGTAAAAGAGAAGGTAGAGCAATTCGGTGAGTTGAATTACTTATTGTATTTGGATACCGATCTGGATAATTTTACCATGGGAGCATGGCTTGAAGATCTGTTGTTAGGATTGAAAAATCTTACCAACTGGAACCGGTCGGCCATTGTGACTGACAAAGAAGGTATACGTGATTTTACCAGTATTTTCAGTGTTCTGATGCCGGGAGAGTTTAAATCTTTTCCCAAAGAAAATTTATACAATGCCCTCTACTGGTGCAAAAATGGAGATGAGGTAGAGGCATAA